From the Cyanobacteriota bacterium genome, the window CCTTACACCCTTGGGAATGTAGACAAAGGAGCCATCACTAAATACCGCCGAGTTGAGGGCAGCAAAGTAGTTATCAGTTGGGGGCACAACACTACCTAGGTAGCGTTTTACTAGCTCAGGATGCTCCTGGAGAGCTTCGGAAATAGAGCAAAAGATGATGCCATCCTTTGCTAACTTGTCCTTGAAGGTAGTGGCGATCGAAACACTATCAAAAATCGCGTCCACAGCTACATTGGCCAAGCGCTTCTGTTCCGACAGTGGAATCCCCAGTTTTTCAAAGGTTTCCAGCAACGCTGGATCCACATCGTCCAAACTGTTGAGCTTCTTGGGAGCCTGTTTAGGTGCTGAATAGTAAACAATGTTCTGATAGTCGATTGGAGGATAACCAACCCGTGCCCACGTTGGCTCTGTCATTCGCAACCACTGTCGGTAAGCACGCAGGCGAAATTCCAGCATAAACTCTGGCTCATTCTTCTTCGCCGAAATTAGACGCACAACCTCTTCACTGAGACCTTTAGGAATAGTCTCAGACTCAATAGCGGTTACAAACCCATATTTGTAGGGCTGGTTAACTAACGTTTGGAGGGCTGCGCTCATGGTTGTTATTCTCTCCGCATTACGATTTTAAGAGTAGCGTCAGTAGTATCGGGTCAGCAGTAAATTAGTACTGGCTAGTCGTGCTCCGAATCTGTTCAAAGCTGATTTCC encodes:
- a CDS encoding Fe-S cluster assembly protein SufB, yielding MSAALQTLVNQPYKYGFVTAIESETIPKGLSEEVVRLISAKKNEPEFMLEFRLRAYRQWLRMTEPTWARVGYPPIDYQNIVYYSAPKQAPKKLNSLDDVDPALLETFEKLGIPLSEQKRLANVAVDAIFDSVSIATTFKDKLAKDGIIFCSISEALQEHPELVKRYLGSVVPPTDNYFAALNSAVFSDGSFVYIPKGVR